From Drosophila yakuba strain Tai18E2 chromosome 2L, Prin_Dyak_Tai18E2_2.1, whole genome shotgun sequence, one genomic window encodes:
- the LOC6528333 gene encoding uncharacterized protein LOC6528333, translated as MSIEKHTLKIPKSTSPTPKRHKLFQVDLQLRSGKKGKDGNRPSHMDGGGDNQLAVRSLAGRQREAFSHHAAPPTAILQVPDPGQGDAVDLRMAVQAFILAELAEDSGFESGSEGD; from the coding sequence ATGTCGATCGAAAAGCATACACTCAAAATTCCAAAAAGCACAAGCCCAACGCCCAAGCGCCATAAATTATTTCAAGTCGACCTTCAGCTCCGATCGggtaaaaaaggaaaagacGGCAACAGACCTTCTCACATGGACGGAGGAGGGGATAACCAGCTGGCAGTGAGGTCCTTGGCAGGCAGGCAGCGTGAAGCGTTTTCTCACCACGCTGCTCCACCCACGGCCATCCTCCAAGTACCAGATCCTGGCCAAGGAGACGCAGTTGACCTGCGAATGGCTGTACAAGCCTTCATCCTAGCCGAACTCGCCGAGGATTCTGGCTTCGAGTCTGGTAGCGAAGGCGATTAG
- the LOC6528334 gene encoding coronin-1C-A isoform X1 produces the protein MSFRVVRSSKFRHVYGQALKREQCYDNIRVSKSSWDSTFCAVNPKFLAIIVESAGGGAFIVLPHNKVGRIAADHPLVGGHKGPVLDIAWCPHNDNVIASGSEDCVVKVWQIPDGGLSRTLTEPVVDLVFHQRRVGLVLWHPSALNVLLTAGSDNQVVIWNVGTGEILVHIDSHPDIVYSACFNWDGSKLVTTCKDKKIRIYEPRTGELESEAMCHEGSKATRAIFLRHGLIFTTGFNRSSERQYSLRAPDALNEPIVMVELDTSNGVMFPLYDADTNMIYLCGKGDSVIRYFEVTPEPPFVHYINTFQTTEPQRGIGLMPKRGCDVTTCEVAKFYRMNNNGLCQVISMTVPRKSDLFQEDLYPDTLAEDAAITAEEWIDGKDADPITFSLKDRVSIVQGGYVSSSVNKSLPSKKAGNILNKPRGDSASSGATGSSAGGGNFASGNNNEASEGGPPAAVLSEKDLRTIQDEIRKLKAIIVKQENRIRALEAKEDARNKNGSDAAPASAGAASSDGKASESANDHASTSAGTSKDED, from the exons ATGTCGTTTCGCGTAGTACGCAGCTCCAAGTTCCGCCACGTCTACGGACAGGCTCTAAAGCGGGAGCAGTGCTACGACAACATACGAGTATCCAAGTCAAGCTGGGACTCCACATTCTGCGCGGTGAATCCCAAGTTCCTGGCCATCATCGTGGAGTCGGCGGGCGGCGGAGCCTTCATCGTCCTGCCACACAACAAA GTTGGTCGTATAGCGGCTGACCACCCGTTGGTTGGCGGTCACAAGGGTCCTGTGCTGGACATCGCCTGGTGCCCCCACAACGACAACGTGATCGCCTCCGGCTCAGAGGACTGTGTGGTCAAAGTGTGGCAAATACCCGATGGCGGGCTGTCCCGAACACTCACCGAACCCGTGGTCGACCTGGTTTTCCACCAACGTCGCGTGGGTCTGGTACTGTGGCATCCATCCGCCCTCAATGTGCTGCTGACCGCCGGCTCTGATAACCAG GTCGTGATTTGGAACGTAGGCACTGGTGAAATCCTAGTGCACATCGATTCCCACCCGGACATCGTTTACAGCGCCTGCTTCAACTGGGATGGCTCTAAGTTGGTCACCACCTGCAAGGATAAAAAGATCCGCATCTACGAACCGCGCACCGGCGAGCTGGAGAGCGAAGCCATGTGCCACGAGGGCTCCAAGGCCACGCGGGCCATTTTCTTGCGTCACGGTTTGATTTTCACCACAGGTTTCAACCGTAGCTCGGAGCGTCAGTACTCGCTGCGCGCCCCGGATGCCCTTAACGAACCCATTGTCATGGTGGAACTGGACACGTCCAACGGCGTAATGTTCCCACTATACGACGCGGACACGAACATGATCTACTTGTGTGGAAAGGGTGACTCGGTCATTCGGTATTTCGAG GTAACGCCCGAACCTCCTTTCGTGCACTACATAAACACGTTTCAGACTACAGAGCCGCAGCGTGGTATTGGTCTGATGCCCAAGCGAGGCTGTGATGTGACCACCTGCGAGGTCGCCAAGTTCTACCGCATGAACAACAACGGCCTGTGTCAGGTTATCTCCATGACTGTGCCGCGCAAATCGGATCTCTTCCAGGAGGATCTTTACCCCGACACGCTAGCGGAAGACGCTGCCATCACCGCGGAGGAGTGGATCGATGGCAAGGATGCGGATCCGATCACATTTTCGCTCAAA GATCGCGTTTCCATTGTACAGGGTGGCTATGTGTCCTCGTCGGTAAACAAATCACTACCATCGAAGAAAGCGGGCAACATCCTGAACAAGCCCAGAGGCGACAGCGCGAGCTCCGGTGCAACGGGCAGCAGCGCGGGCGGCGGCAACTTTGCATCTGGAAATAATAATGAGGCTAGCGAGGGTGGACCGCCTGCAGCGGTTTTATCG gaaaaggacCTGCGTACCATCCAGGACGAGATTCGCAAACTCAAGGCGATCATCGTCAAGCAAGAGAATCGCATCCGCGCTCTGGAGGCCAAGGAGGACGCCCGCAACAAGAATGGAAGCGATGCTGCGCCAGCTTCAGCGGGAGCAGCCTCTTCTGACGGCaaagctagtgaaagtgcCAATGACCACGCGTCTACATCAGCCGGAACGTCAAAGGACGAGGACTAG
- the LOC6528334 gene encoding coronin-1C-A isoform X2 has product MSFRVVRSSKFRHVYGQALKREQCYDNIRVSKSSWDSTFCAVNPKFLAIIVESAGGGAFIVLPHNKVGRIAADHPLVGGHKGPVLDIAWCPHNDNVIASGSEDCVVKVWQIPDGGLSRTLTEPVVDLVFHQRRVGLVLWHPSALNVLLTAGSDNQVVIWNVGTGEILVHIDSHPDIVYSACFNWDGSKLVTTCKDKKIRIYEPRTGELESEAMCHEGSKATRAIFLRHGLIFTTGFNRSSERQYSLRAPDALNEPIVMVELDTSNGVMFPLYDADTNMIYLCGKGDSVIRYFEVTPEPPFVHYINTFQTTEPQRGIGLMPKRGCDVTTCEVAKFYRMNNNGLCQVISMTVPRKSDLFQEDLYPDTLAEDAAITAEEWIDGKDADPITFSLKGGYVSSSVNKSLPSKKAGNILNKPRGDSASSGATGSSAGGGNFASGNNNEASEGGPPAAVLSEKDLRTIQDEIRKLKAIIVKQENRIRALEAKEDARNKNGSDAAPASAGAASSDGKASESANDHASTSAGTSKDED; this is encoded by the exons ATGTCGTTTCGCGTAGTACGCAGCTCCAAGTTCCGCCACGTCTACGGACAGGCTCTAAAGCGGGAGCAGTGCTACGACAACATACGAGTATCCAAGTCAAGCTGGGACTCCACATTCTGCGCGGTGAATCCCAAGTTCCTGGCCATCATCGTGGAGTCGGCGGGCGGCGGAGCCTTCATCGTCCTGCCACACAACAAA GTTGGTCGTATAGCGGCTGACCACCCGTTGGTTGGCGGTCACAAGGGTCCTGTGCTGGACATCGCCTGGTGCCCCCACAACGACAACGTGATCGCCTCCGGCTCAGAGGACTGTGTGGTCAAAGTGTGGCAAATACCCGATGGCGGGCTGTCCCGAACACTCACCGAACCCGTGGTCGACCTGGTTTTCCACCAACGTCGCGTGGGTCTGGTACTGTGGCATCCATCCGCCCTCAATGTGCTGCTGACCGCCGGCTCTGATAACCAG GTCGTGATTTGGAACGTAGGCACTGGTGAAATCCTAGTGCACATCGATTCCCACCCGGACATCGTTTACAGCGCCTGCTTCAACTGGGATGGCTCTAAGTTGGTCACCACCTGCAAGGATAAAAAGATCCGCATCTACGAACCGCGCACCGGCGAGCTGGAGAGCGAAGCCATGTGCCACGAGGGCTCCAAGGCCACGCGGGCCATTTTCTTGCGTCACGGTTTGATTTTCACCACAGGTTTCAACCGTAGCTCGGAGCGTCAGTACTCGCTGCGCGCCCCGGATGCCCTTAACGAACCCATTGTCATGGTGGAACTGGACACGTCCAACGGCGTAATGTTCCCACTATACGACGCGGACACGAACATGATCTACTTGTGTGGAAAGGGTGACTCGGTCATTCGGTATTTCGAG GTAACGCCCGAACCTCCTTTCGTGCACTACATAAACACGTTTCAGACTACAGAGCCGCAGCGTGGTATTGGTCTGATGCCCAAGCGAGGCTGTGATGTGACCACCTGCGAGGTCGCCAAGTTCTACCGCATGAACAACAACGGCCTGTGTCAGGTTATCTCCATGACTGTGCCGCGCAAATCGGATCTCTTCCAGGAGGATCTTTACCCCGACACGCTAGCGGAAGACGCTGCCATCACCGCGGAGGAGTGGATCGATGGCAAGGATGCGGATCCGATCACATTTTCGCTCAAA GGTGGCTATGTGTCCTCGTCGGTAAACAAATCACTACCATCGAAGAAAGCGGGCAACATCCTGAACAAGCCCAGAGGCGACAGCGCGAGCTCCGGTGCAACGGGCAGCAGCGCGGGCGGCGGCAACTTTGCATCTGGAAATAATAATGAGGCTAGCGAGGGTGGACCGCCTGCAGCGGTTTTATCG gaaaaggacCTGCGTACCATCCAGGACGAGATTCGCAAACTCAAGGCGATCATCGTCAAGCAAGAGAATCGCATCCGCGCTCTGGAGGCCAAGGAGGACGCCCGCAACAAGAATGGAAGCGATGCTGCGCCAGCTTCAGCGGGAGCAGCCTCTTCTGACGGCaaagctagtgaaagtgcCAATGACCACGCGTCTACATCAGCCGGAACGTCAAAGGACGAGGACTAG